Proteins encoded by one window of Orbaceae bacterium BiB:
- the idnD gene encoding L-idonate 5-dehydrogenase, whose translation MNQKLICKACFAHGKQDIRIDDRELTYTDDDVVIKIEAGGICGSDIHYYQEGHAGLSVIKHPMVIGHEFVGRVDKIPKNSKLKIGQKVAINPSRPCNQCQYCLEGKQNQCTNMRFMGSAQFNPHVHGGFSQYAIVSEQQCFPYDETVPAQVMAFAEPTTVAIHAVNIAGSLVGKKVLVIGAGPIGCLIIAAAKAAGAVEVIASDINERSQKISLAMGADHVVSPLNQEALATFTHNKGYFDVTFEACGAAAAIESTVHVTRANGTIVQVGMGASPVQYPVAQMLAKEISWKGSFRFINEFGIAVKWLEKGIIDPRPLISSEFPYQQIEQALITATDKNISSKVIVTFFD comes from the coding sequence ATGAATCAAAAACTAATTTGTAAAGCCTGTTTTGCTCATGGCAAACAAGATATTCGTATAGATGATCGAGAATTAACATATACCGATGATGATGTTGTAATAAAAATTGAAGCGGGCGGTATATGTGGCTCAGATATTCACTATTATCAAGAAGGACATGCGGGATTATCTGTTATAAAACATCCGATGGTCATTGGTCACGAATTCGTTGGACGTGTTGATAAAATACCCAAAAATTCTAAATTGAAAATAGGTCAAAAAGTCGCAATTAATCCATCTCGTCCTTGTAATCAGTGTCAATATTGTTTAGAAGGTAAACAAAATCAATGTACCAACATGCGTTTTATGGGTAGCGCCCAGTTTAATCCACATGTGCATGGTGGCTTTTCACAATATGCTATTGTCTCAGAACAACAATGTTTCCCTTACGATGAAACTGTGCCAGCTCAAGTCATGGCTTTTGCTGAACCAACTACGGTTGCAATTCATGCAGTCAATATTGCTGGTAGTTTAGTCGGTAAAAAGGTATTAGTGATAGGGGCAGGTCCAATCGGCTGTTTAATTATTGCTGCGGCAAAAGCGGCTGGAGCCGTTGAAGTGATCGCATCAGATATTAATGAACGTAGCCAGAAAATTTCATTAGCAATGGGGGCTGACCATGTAGTTAGCCCATTAAATCAAGAGGCATTAGCAACTTTTACCCATAATAAAGGTTATTTTGATGTCACTTTTGAAGCCTGTGGAGCGGCGGCGGCTATTGAATCAACCGTTCATGTGACTCGAGCGAATGGTACTATTGTTCAAGTAGGAATGGGAGCCAGCCCTGTACAATATCCTGTAGCACAGATGCTAGCTAAAGAGATCAGTTGGAAAGGATCATTCCGATTTATTAATGAATTTGGTATTGCTGTGAAATGGTTGGAAAAAGGTATTATTGACCCACGACCACTAATATCAAGTGAGTTCCCTTATCAGCAAATTGAACAAGCATTAATTACAGCTACTGATAAAAATATTTCATCAAAAGTGATTGTTACCTTTTTTGATTAG
- a CDS encoding MFS transporter: MKPTKTRFMILAMLFIVTAINYMDRANLAVASSNIQNDFGFSSTQLGWLFSMFTWTYAISQIPVGYILDRVGIRKLYGGAIILWSVFTFLMGLASHHWFTTVTASFAMLMVCRGLIGIAEAPSFPSNTKIIATWFPSQERARATALYSSGQYIGLATLTPVLSLIVANYGWEMSFYVSGGVGIIFGLIWLIKYREPFESKNANQAELDYIKAGGGFDQSQHTIKAEKVLWSDIFYVLRQRTMWGLFIAQFAASSTLYFFLTWFIVYLEKGLHLSISKAGFGAMFPYLMAMAGVLSSGVLSDMLIKKKYSKTFARKLPIMAGLLVTTIMCFANFFEDQPVIAIAILSIAFFANAFSNLGWVVCSDVIPRKIIGTIGGFLNVFGNLSGIISPIVIGVILHKTNNFQYAMYYISAVALIGFLAYVFLVGKIEVMNIPSLRDTNETDKSTT; the protein is encoded by the coding sequence ATGAAACCAACGAAAACAAGATTTATGATCTTAGCTATGTTGTTCATTGTCACTGCAATTAATTATATGGACAGAGCTAACCTTGCTGTTGCCAGCTCAAATATTCAAAATGATTTTGGTTTTTCTAGTACACAACTAGGCTGGTTATTTTCGATGTTCACATGGACTTATGCAATTAGCCAAATCCCGGTCGGTTATATTTTAGATCGCGTGGGTATTAGAAAATTGTATGGCGGAGCCATTATTCTTTGGAGTGTTTTTACATTTTTAATGGGGCTTGCCTCTCACCATTGGTTTACCACTGTCACGGCATCTTTTGCCATGTTAATGGTGTGCCGAGGATTAATTGGTATTGCAGAGGCGCCCTCTTTTCCCTCAAATACTAAAATTATTGCAACATGGTTCCCCTCTCAAGAACGAGCGAGAGCGACTGCGCTATATTCAAGCGGCCAATATATTGGTTTAGCAACGTTAACACCGGTTTTATCGTTGATTGTGGCTAATTATGGCTGGGAAATGTCATTCTACGTTTCTGGCGGTGTGGGGATTATTTTTGGTCTTATCTGGCTAATAAAATATCGGGAACCATTTGAAAGTAAAAACGCCAATCAAGCTGAACTAGATTATATTAAAGCTGGCGGTGGATTCGACCAAAGTCAACATACGATCAAAGCAGAAAAAGTGTTATGGAGTGATATTTTTTATGTCCTACGTCAACGTACGATGTGGGGACTATTTATCGCACAATTTGCAGCATCATCAACGCTATACTTCTTTCTAACGTGGTTTATTGTCTATCTAGAAAAAGGCTTACATTTATCAATATCTAAAGCTGGGTTTGGTGCTATGTTCCCATACTTGATGGCAATGGCTGGCGTCTTATCTAGTGGAGTATTAAGCGATATGCTGATTAAGAAAAAATACTCAAAAACATTTGCCAGAAAACTACCGATTATGGCTGGGTTATTAGTTACCACGATTATGTGCTTTGCCAATTTCTTTGAAGATCAACCCGTCATTGCGATTGCGATTCTTTCTATTGCCTTTTTTGCGAATGCATTCTCAAACTTAGGCTGGGTTGTATGTAGTGATGTTATTCCAAGGAAAATCATCGGTACGATAGGTGGATTTTTAAATGTATTTGGTAATTTATCTGGCATTATTTCCCCTATTGTCATTGGCGTTATTTTACATAAAACCAATAATTTTCAATATGCAATGTACTATATTTCGGCGGTAGCATTAATTGGCTTCCTTGCTTATGTCTTTTTGGTAGGTAAAATTGAAGTTATGAATATTCCAAGTTTACGAGATACCAACGAAACAGATAAATCAACAACATAA
- a CDS encoding SDR family oxidoreductase, whose amino-acid sequence MHKLFDLTGKTALITGSARGLGFSYAEGLASAGASIVLSDIRAETLQEAINKLKAKGYNATGYVIDVSKEEQIVNAFEEMDKAGIQIDIVINNAGIQHRQPMVELALKDWQRVVDIHLTGTFLVSREAAKRMIARKSGGKFINICSLTSEQARPTVAPYTAAKGGIKMLTKSMSAEWGEHNIQANGIGPGYILTDMNEALIKDVAFDTWVKNSNPAKRWGKTEELIGTAIFLSSPASDYINGQIIYVDGGWLAVL is encoded by the coding sequence ATGCATAAATTATTTGATTTAACTGGAAAAACAGCACTTATTACAGGATCTGCTAGAGGATTAGGTTTTTCTTATGCTGAAGGACTTGCCTCTGCTGGCGCTTCTATCGTCTTAAGTGATATACGAGCAGAAACCTTACAAGAAGCGATTAATAAATTAAAAGCTAAAGGTTATAACGCAACAGGCTATGTTATTGATGTTTCAAAAGAGGAACAGATAGTCAACGCTTTCGAAGAAATGGATAAAGCTGGAATCCAAATCGATATTGTCATTAATAATGCTGGAATCCAACATCGTCAACCAATGGTAGAACTAGCATTAAAAGATTGGCAACGAGTGGTTGATATTCATTTAACAGGTACTTTCTTAGTCTCAAGAGAAGCAGCTAAACGAATGATTGCACGTAAATCAGGAGGGAAATTTATTAACATCTGTTCATTAACCAGTGAACAAGCTCGACCAACTGTAGCACCTTATACTGCTGCTAAAGGTGGTATTAAGATGTTAACTAAATCGATGTCTGCCGAATGGGGTGAACATAATATCCAAGCTAATGGAATTGGACCTGGTTATATTTTGACAGATATGAATGAAGCATTAATTAAAGATGTAGCTTTTGATACTTGGGTCAAAAATAGTAATCCAGCTAAACGTTGGGGCAAAACAGAGGAGTTAATTGGTACCGCGATTTTTCTTTCATCCCCTGCCTCTGACTATATTAACGGGCAAATTATTTATGTGGATGGAGGCTGGTTAGCTGTTTTGTAA
- a CDS encoding FadR/GntR family transcriptional regulator, with protein MTIQSIPKSNIVDAVYEQMLNKILDGSWPQESKLPSEFELTDLFNVSRTSIRSAVQKLRDLGIIYTKHGKGSFVSSNINKDKINNINQPIMHLSQEEFMDMMVFRQTVEFKCIELAAEKANDEDIQAIEEALNRMLINKNDYKKYSQADLDFHIAVIKASHNKIFINIIYDIKSIYYHYLEELNRVFGITLESIDAHIKVFMAIKEHDVEKAKLSLNSAMETNILAINKLKNETNLEN; from the coding sequence ATGACAATTCAATCAATACCTAAAAGTAATATTGTAGATGCAGTTTATGAACAAATGTTAAATAAAATCCTTGATGGGAGTTGGCCGCAAGAAAGTAAATTACCGTCAGAATTTGAGTTGACCGATCTATTTAATGTTAGCCGTACTAGCATTCGTAGTGCGGTACAAAAACTACGAGATCTTGGTATTATTTATACTAAACATGGTAAAGGTTCTTTTGTCTCTTCAAATATTAATAAAGATAAAATTAATAATATTAATCAACCGATTATGCATTTAAGCCAAGAAGAGTTTATGGATATGATGGTGTTTCGGCAGACGGTCGAGTTTAAATGTATTGAGCTGGCAGCTGAAAAGGCTAACGATGAAGATATTCAAGCTATCGAAGAGGCCTTAAATCGTATGTTGATTAATAAAAATGATTATAAAAAATATTCACAAGCAGATCTCGATTTTCATATAGCCGTTATTAAAGCATCCCATAATAAAATCTTTATTAATATTATTTATGATATTAAGTCAATTTATTACCATTATTTAGAAGAGCTTAATCGCGTATTTGGGATTACTCTTGAAAGTATTGATGCTCATATTAAAGTATTTATGGCTATCAAAGAGCATGATGTTGAAAAAGCAAAATTATCATTAAACTCAGCGATGGAAACGAATATTTTAGCCATTAATAAACTGAAAAATGAAACAAATTTAGAAAATTGA
- a CDS encoding enolase C-terminal domain-like protein, with the protein MIKVTNVKTILTAPGGIDLVVVKVETNQDGLYGLGCATFTQRIFAVEAAINEYMKPFIIGKDPRRIEDIWQSAMVSGYWRNGPVMNNAVSAIDMALWDIKGKMAGMPVYDLLGGRCRDGIPLYRHCDGGDAIAAEDNIRAAMEEGYQYVRCQMGMYGGAGTEDLKLINTQYDKAKNIHPKRSPRNKTSGIYFDPDAYARSIPKFFDHLRNKIGFDVEFIHDIHERIQPIAALQMAKSLEDYRLFYLEDPVAPENVDFLKTMRAQTSTPIAMGELFVHVAEYKHLITNHLIDFIRCHISMIGGITPAKKLASLCEYHGVRTAWHGPGDISPIGVVANMHIDMSITNLGIQEYTPMNDALREVFPGCPEIEQGYAYLNNKPGLGIDIDEAKAKQFPIAGGLPSWTNARTPDGTAARP; encoded by the coding sequence ATGATAAAAGTAACAAATGTTAAAACAATTTTAACTGCCCCTGGCGGAATTGATTTAGTCGTGGTTAAAGTTGAAACTAACCAAGATGGTTTATATGGATTAGGGTGTGCAACATTCACCCAACGAATTTTTGCCGTTGAAGCTGCAATTAATGAATATATGAAGCCTTTCATTATTGGTAAAGATCCTCGTCGAATTGAAGATATCTGGCAATCAGCGATGGTCAGTGGCTACTGGCGTAATGGCCCAGTGATGAATAATGCGGTTTCTGCTATCGATATGGCCTTATGGGATATCAAAGGCAAGATGGCGGGAATGCCGGTTTATGATTTATTAGGTGGTCGATGCCGGGATGGCATTCCGTTATATCGTCACTGCGATGGTGGCGATGCGATTGCCGCTGAAGACAATATTCGCGCGGCAATGGAAGAGGGTTATCAATATGTACGTTGTCAAATGGGGATGTATGGTGGTGCGGGTACTGAAGATCTTAAACTGATTAACACGCAGTATGATAAAGCTAAAAATATTCATCCAAAACGTTCACCACGTAATAAAACATCGGGTATCTATTTTGATCCTGATGCTTATGCGCGTAGTATACCTAAATTCTTCGATCATTTACGTAATAAGATCGGTTTTGATGTTGAGTTTATTCATGATATTCATGAGCGTATTCAGCCAATAGCCGCGCTACAAATGGCGAAAAGTCTAGAAGATTATCGTCTCTTTTATTTAGAAGATCCGGTTGCACCTGAAAATGTCGACTTCTTGAAAACAATGCGCGCTCAAACATCAACACCGATTGCAATGGGAGAATTATTTGTCCACGTTGCTGAGTATAAGCATCTAATTACTAATCATTTAATTGACTTTATCCGCTGTCACATTAGCATGATTGGTGGAATTACACCGGCTAAAAAATTAGCCAGTCTGTGTGAATATCATGGTGTACGCACTGCGTGGCACGGGCCGGGTGATATTTCACCTATTGGTGTGGTTGCGAATATGCATATTGATATGAGCATTACCAACCTCGGTATTCAAGAGTATACACCGATGAATGATGCACTACGTGAAGTCTTTCCTGGTTGCCCAGAGATTGAACAAGGTTATGCCTACTTGAATAATAAGCCAGGCTTAGGAATTGATATTGATGAAGCAAAAGCAAAACAGTTTCCAATAGCTGGTGGTTTACCATCATGGACTAATGCGCGTACCCCAGATGGTACAGCGGCTCGTCCATAA
- the prmA gene encoding 50S ribosomal protein L11 methyltransferase: MPWIQLKINTTNELAEAFSDLLEESGAVSVTFQDTYDTPVFEPLPGETRLWGNTDVIGLYEADTDTAQLIEVLNLSPLVDKNLTYKIEQLEDKDWEREWMDNFHPMQFGKRLWICPSWRDVPDVNAVNVMLDPGLAFGTGTHPTTSLCLQWLDGLDLKDKIIIDYGCGSGILAIAALKLGAKQAIGIDIDPQALQASRDNAERNHVSEKLSLYLSKDIPDNLLADVVVANILAGPLKELEPNISVLVKPAGLLGLSGILESQSQSVCDAYAAKFALDPVVTQEEWCRITGKKLS; the protein is encoded by the coding sequence ATGCCTTGGATACAACTTAAGATAAACACAACTAATGAATTAGCGGAAGCATTTAGTGATTTATTAGAAGAGAGTGGCGCTGTTTCTGTCACTTTTCAAGATACCTACGATACTCCTGTATTCGAACCGCTTCCTGGTGAAACACGTTTATGGGGCAATACAGATGTCATTGGTCTATATGAAGCGGATACCGATACCGCACAACTCATCGAAGTCTTAAACTTGTCTCCACTGGTCGATAAAAATTTAACTTATAAAATCGAACAATTAGAAGACAAAGACTGGGAACGTGAATGGATGGATAATTTCCACCCAATGCAGTTCGGCAAACGGTTGTGGATTTGTCCAAGCTGGCGAGATGTGCCTGATGTCAATGCCGTGAATGTTATGCTCGATCCCGGACTGGCTTTTGGTACTGGCACTCACCCGACCACATCATTGTGCTTACAATGGTTAGATGGATTAGATCTTAAAGATAAAATTATTATTGATTATGGTTGTGGTTCAGGAATTTTAGCCATTGCAGCACTCAAACTAGGCGCTAAACAAGCGATTGGTATTGATATTGATCCACAAGCCCTACAAGCAAGTCGTGATAACGCAGAGCGTAATCATGTTAGTGAAAAATTATCCCTGTATTTATCAAAAGATATTCCTGACAATTTGTTAGCAGACGTCGTCGTTGCTAATATTTTAGCGGGTCCATTAAAAGAGTTAGAACCCAATATTAGTGTATTGGTCAAACCAGCTGGTTTACTTGGATTATCAGGCATTTTAGAAAGCCAATCACAAAGTGTTTGTGATGCCTATGCAGCAAAATTTGCACTCGATCCCGTTGTTACACAAGAAGAGTGGTGTCGTATTACCGGTAAAAAATTAAGTTAG
- the panF gene encoding sodium/pantothenate symporter, which produces MMMHTDIIIPLVLYLALVFAISGYAYIKRKKTDQFTDYFIGNRTMGGFLLAMTLAATYISASSFIGGPGAAYKFGLGWVLLAMIQVPTVLLSLGILGKKFAILARKYNAITLSDMLYAHYKSRLVVWLASITIIIAFIGAMTVQFIGGARLLESSVGIPYGYGLLIFGIGTVIYTAFGGFRAGILNDAFQGLVMLIGAIILLIAVIYVGGGIPNIVETLKQSDPALLTPQGPNNFMDIPFMASFWVLVCFGVVGLPHTAVRCMAYKDSKAVHSGIILGTIMVTVIMFTMHLSGALGRAIIPDLTIPDQVVPNLIVKILPPLAAGIFLAAPLAAIMSTINAQLLQVSSVLLKDLFLSIKPEAAKNDKALTRLSVIITFIFGGLVILTAWNPPDMVIWLNLLAFGGLEAVFLWPLVLGLYWKKANACGALTSMILGALCYAILASNNIQIFKFHPIVPSLLLGLIAFLVANPFGKNLHNRD; this is translated from the coding sequence ATGATGATGCATACAGATATTATTATTCCTTTAGTTCTCTATTTAGCGCTAGTGTTCGCCATTTCTGGTTATGCCTATATAAAACGTAAAAAAACCGATCAATTTACTGATTATTTTATCGGCAATCGTACCATGGGTGGATTTTTACTTGCGATGACATTGGCTGCGACCTATATCAGCGCGAGTTCATTTATCGGCGGCCCAGGTGCAGCTTATAAATTTGGCTTAGGTTGGGTATTACTCGCAATGATTCAAGTGCCGACAGTTTTATTATCGCTCGGAATTCTTGGTAAAAAATTTGCAATTTTAGCGCGTAAATATAATGCAATTACACTGAGTGATATGCTTTATGCTCATTATAAAAGTCGCTTAGTGGTCTGGTTAGCTAGTATTACCATTATTATCGCTTTTATTGGTGCAATGACAGTACAATTTATTGGCGGAGCACGGTTACTTGAGTCTTCAGTCGGTATTCCGTATGGTTACGGATTGCTAATTTTTGGTATTGGTACTGTGATCTATACTGCTTTTGGTGGCTTTCGCGCTGGAATTTTAAACGATGCTTTCCAAGGGCTCGTTATGCTAATTGGCGCTATTATTTTATTAATTGCGGTGATCTATGTCGGCGGCGGTATTCCCAATATTGTTGAAACCCTTAAACAAAGTGATCCCGCGTTATTGACACCACAAGGGCCAAATAATTTTATGGACATTCCCTTTATGGCATCATTTTGGGTCTTGGTCTGTTTTGGGGTAGTCGGTCTACCTCATACAGCAGTCCGCTGTATGGCCTATAAAGATAGCAAAGCGGTACATAGTGGTATTATTTTAGGCACAATCATGGTCACCGTCATCATGTTTACCATGCATTTATCTGGTGCACTCGGACGGGCCATTATTCCGGACTTAACCATTCCTGATCAAGTAGTACCGAACTTAATCGTTAAAATTTTACCGCCCTTGGCTGCCGGTATATTTTTAGCCGCTCCACTTGCTGCAATCATGTCAACAATCAATGCTCAATTACTGCAAGTATCCTCAGTGTTACTCAAAGATCTCTTTTTATCAATCAAGCCAGAAGCAGCTAAAAATGATAAAGCATTAACCCGTTTATCGGTGATTATTACATTTATTTTTGGTGGTCTCGTGATTTTAACCGCTTGGAATCCACCTGATATGGTCATTTGGCTAAATTTATTAGCTTTTGGTGGCCTTGAAGCAGTATTTTTATGGCCTTTAGTGTTAGGACTGTATTGGAAAAAAGCGAATGCCTGTGGTGCATTAACATCGATGATCTTAGGTGCGCTATGTTATGCTATTCTTGCTAGTAACAATATACAAATTTTTAAATTCCATCCCATTGTTCCATCACTATTATTGGGATTAATTGCTTTTTTAGTTGCCAATCCATTTGGCAAAAATTTACACAATAGGGATTAA
- a CDS encoding DUF997 family protein, with amino-acid sequence MDKRYLQANKEARLSLYITIIYLIFWITFAYFWGDTPGILGFPIWFELSCILTPIGFLLICYLVVKWQFSNIPLDNTEAEHSPNK; translated from the coding sequence ATGGATAAACGTTATTTACAAGCTAATAAAGAAGCTAGGTTGTCGTTGTATATCACGATCATTTATCTGATTTTTTGGATTACTTTTGCCTATTTTTGGGGTGATACTCCTGGCATATTAGGTTTTCCGATCTGGTTTGAACTATCGTGTATTTTAACGCCAATCGGTTTTTTACTGATCTGCTATTTGGTTGTAAAGTGGCAATTTAGTAACATACCGCTCGATAATACCGAAGCTGAACACTCACCAAATAAATAA
- the purE gene encoding 5-(carboxyamino)imidazole ribonucleotide mutase: protein MSKKPVTSSSVKTTQSKIAIVMGSKSDWETMQHAADILTLLSVPFHVEIVSAHRTPDKLFTFAQDAKTNGFEVIIAGAGGAAHLPGMLAAKTLVPVLGVPVQSAALSGVDSLYSIVQMPKGIPVGTLAIGKAGAANAALLAAQILAINDSELFKKLEVFRQNQTDDVLANPDPRLV, encoded by the coding sequence ATGTCTAAAAAACCAGTAACGAGTTCTTCAGTCAAAACCACACAGAGTAAAATAGCGATTGTAATGGGATCCAAAAGTGATTGGGAGACTATGCAACATGCCGCCGATATTTTAACCCTTTTATCAGTTCCTTTTCATGTCGAGATTGTCTCTGCTCACCGTACTCCTGATAAACTATTTACTTTTGCTCAAGATGCTAAAACTAATGGTTTTGAAGTCATTATTGCTGGAGCTGGTGGGGCTGCACATTTACCTGGAATGCTAGCGGCTAAAACATTAGTGCCTGTATTAGGTGTGCCTGTACAAAGTGCCGCATTAAGTGGTGTCGATAGTTTATATTCTATTGTACAAATGCCGAAAGGTATTCCGGTTGGTACATTAGCGATTGGTAAAGCGGGAGCCGCGAATGCGGCATTATTAGCCGCACAAATTTTGGCTATCAATGACAGTGAGTTATTTAAAAAGTTAGAAGTATTTAGACAAAATCAGACTGATGATGTACTTGCCAACCCAGATCCAAGATTAGTGTAG
- the purK gene encoding 5-(carboxyamino)imidazole ribonucleotide synthase — MKSVCVLGNGQLGRMLRQAGEPLGIHVYPVGLDVEPSSVPYQNSVITAEIERWPDTPFTQILAQHNGFINRDIFPIIADRLTQKQLLDRLSLPTAPWAVLDDHNNWPALFTSLSERLIVKRRVGGYDGRGQWRVTNDTTHQVPADAYQTSIVEKAINFTEEMSLVGARNRQGHCVFYPLTHNLHQDGILKMSVAFPNANNQLQQQAQIMLSKIMDKLNYVGVMAMECFLVDGQLLINELAPRVHNSGHWTQNGASVSQFELHLRAILDLPLPNPTVFAPAVMVNLIGTEYNLSWLAQSLVHLHWYDKEVRSGRKVGHLNLTHLNTSYLCDCLTALIPTLPYDYQSAIAWAQTKLNS; from the coding sequence ATGAAATCGGTATGTGTATTAGGTAATGGTCAATTAGGTAGAATGCTTAGACAAGCAGGAGAACCACTCGGTATTCATGTTTATCCAGTAGGTTTAGATGTTGAACCCTCTTCGGTTCCTTATCAAAATTCAGTAATCACAGCTGAAATTGAACGCTGGCCAGATACTCCTTTTACACAGATTTTAGCGCAACATAACGGTTTTATTAATCGGGATATTTTCCCCATTATCGCTGACCGTTTGACTCAAAAACAGTTATTAGATCGTTTATCTTTACCCACTGCACCATGGGCTGTACTCGATGATCATAATAATTGGCCAGCACTTTTTACTAGCTTGAGTGAGCGTTTGATTGTTAAGCGACGAGTTGGTGGTTATGATGGTCGAGGACAATGGCGAGTTACTAATGATACTACCCATCAAGTACCTGCTGACGCTTATCAAACATCAATTGTAGAGAAAGCGATTAATTTTACAGAAGAGATGTCACTTGTTGGTGCTCGAAATCGCCAAGGCCATTGTGTATTTTATCCATTAACTCATAATCTACATCAAGATGGCATTTTAAAAATGAGTGTAGCTTTTCCTAATGCGAATAATCAGTTACAGCAACAAGCACAAATAATGCTTAGTAAAATTATGGATAAACTCAATTATGTTGGTGTCATGGCTATGGAGTGTTTTCTTGTTGATGGTCAACTGTTAATTAATGAGTTAGCACCAAGAGTGCATAACAGTGGTCACTGGACCCAAAATGGTGCTTCAGTGAGTCAATTTGAGTTACACTTGCGGGCAATTTTAGATTTACCATTACCCAATCCAACGGTATTTGCACCAGCTGTTATGGTGAATTTAATTGGTACTGAGTATAATCTAAGTTGGTTAGCTCAATCGTTGGTACACTTACATTGGTATGATAAAGAGGTGAGATCGGGCCGTAAAGTTGGACATTTAAATCTGACTCATTTGAATACATCGTATCTTTGTGATTGTTTAACTGCTTTAATTCCAACGTTACCTTACGATTATCAGTCAGCTATCGCTTGGGCACAAACTAAACTAAATTCATAA